The genomic window CCCTCGTCCTGCAGTGATTGCCATTAGACCAGTGAAAGAATAATAATTGATCAAAAATCCACTGTTTATTTAGTTTAACTGGATTTTGCTTTTTTTAGACTACTGATGAGTCCAAGAAAACCTAAAAAACCGATTATAAATAACCCAATATTGACAGATGGTTCAGGAATAGTAGGAGAAACTGAGGAAGGGACTTCTACCAGTTGACTTAGTTGACTTTGATTAGGTGATTCACTCGCAAATGTACCATCAGCGAAACCGGTTTGTGATAAATCAATGTTTAAAATTAAAGGAGATGTTTTTGTCCGTATTACTTGAAAATGTAATAAACTAAACGTCTCTAATTGATTAATTCCAATGGGTGAACCTACCCCAAAACTAGGGATAGAACCGGCTCCTAAAATAGTCAGAACAATTAAATAAAGAAAGGAAAGAAAATTTAGGCTTGGACGATATCCATAAAGAAGAAATTAAAAAACATCCTTGGTGGGATGAAGGGAAAGGATGGAAAAATATTATAAATAATTTACGTTTATTTCTTCAACCTTTTTATTACTTAAATCTTTTAAAACCTTGGCTAGTTGTTTTCTTTAAACCGAAAATAATTAAATTGTTTTGTCGTTTATTTTCCCAACTTAATCGATTAATAAATTCATTTTGGGAGAGCATTTTTCGTAATAATTCCTATTACTTTTCTGCCTAGAGTCCCAGAAGAGCGTTATTATAAATGTGTGGTAGAACTATGAAGATTAAAAAATCTCCTAATATTTCCGAAAAATAGACTCATTAGGAGATTCTTGATAACTTGCCAATATTCATAGTAGAAATTAGCTTATTTTTCTAAGGCGAATTGCACTAATTGATCCACTAATTGCTCAAAATTGATGCCTGTGGCTTTCCAAAGTTGAGGGTACATACTAAACTTAGTAAATCCTGGGAGGGTATTAATTTCATTAATATAAATTTCTTCGGTTTCTTCGACATAGAAAAAGTCAACTCTAGCGAGGCCAGCAGCATCAACAGTTTTGAACGCTTGGATGGCCATTTCTTGAATTTGACTTACAATCTTTTCGGGTAAATTAGCAGGAATATGAATTTGCGATCGCCCTTCGGTATACTTAGTTTCATAATCATAAAAATCCCCTTCAAAGGTCACTTCTCCTATGACAGAAGCTTTCGGGTTATCATTACCTAAAACGGCACATTCTAACTCTCTAGCGTTAACTCCTGCTTCGATGACGATGCGTCTATCGTAACTAGCTGCACTATCTAAGGCGGTTTCAAGTTCAGAATGCGATCGCACTTTAGCAATACCCACGGATGATCCTAGATTCGCTGGTTTAACAAAACAAGGATAACCTAAGTCTGCTTCAATTTCATCACAAAGTTTCGGAAAAATACAGGGATTAGACCACACTTGCGATCGCTCGACGGCCCTATATTTAACTTGAGGGAGTCCGGCTTGAGCGAAGGCCATTTTCATGGCAATTTTATCCATACCTACC from Crocosphaera subtropica ATCC 51142 includes these protein-coding regions:
- a CDS encoding D-alanine--D-alanine ligase family protein, encoding MAKIRVGLLFGGRSGEHEVSINSAAAIAQALQTGDNANKYDILPIYIQKNGVWVAGDTANEVLDSKAPLATEETNPSQLWQFPTQVQEVEVWFPVLHGPNGEDGTLQGLLTLMQVPFVGSGVLGSAVGMDKIAMKMAFAQAGLPQVKYRAVERSQVWSNPCIFPKLCDEIEADLGYPCFVKPANLGSSVGIAKVRSHSELETALDSAASYDRRIVIEAGVNARELECAVLGNDNPKASVIGEVTFEGDFYDYETKYTEGRSQIHIPANLPEKIVSQIQEMAIQAFKTVDAAGLARVDFFYVEETEEIYINEINTLPGFTKFSMYPQLWKATGINFEQLVDQLVQFALEK